The DNA sequence ATCATCGTGCATATCGGCTACACCTCAAAGGCCTCTTCTTCATTCCAGAGTGCCGTGTTGGCGGCGGAAGATTTCGGGAACATCCATCTCATCGATGCCCTGAACGTATCCGGCGGCTTGGCCGCGATCGTGCTTTATGCCGCTGATTTGCTTGAAAAGGAGCCGGACATCGCAGTGGAAAAACTGGTTGCCGCCGTCGAAGCAGTCGTGCCGCGCACGCACTTCTCGTTCATGCCGTCCGGTCTCGAGTTCCTGCGGGCAGGCGGCCGAGTCTCCAACGCAGCCTATCTGGGGGCATCGCTGCTGAAGATCAAACCGACGATCGAACTGATCGACGGCAAATTGGTTTCCACCAAAAAATACCGCGGCAAGATGAGCCGCGTCGTCATTGATTTTTTTGATGACTACCTGAAGGCTTACGCCATCGACGCCAATAAGCTGTACCTTATCCAATCGCTCAGGCTGGATGAAGGAATCATGACCCAGATGGAAAACTACGCGAAGGAAAAAGGTTTCCAGGATGTGACTTGGGTCCAGACCGGCGGCGTCATCACTTCCCATGGCGGCCCCGGCGCTTTCGGGATTGCCGGAATCGAGAAATCAGGAAACGTTGATTAATAGAAAAAACTTCTGCCTCGGGTAATTATTCCCTGGGCAGAAGTTTTTTTGTTTGCCTACTAAATTTCTTCTATATCCTCCGGCAGGATCGTGAACAGGTCGGCCTCTTCGTTTTCGGCCAGACGGTTGCTTTGGTGCAGCTTCGCCTTCTCGAAGAGACTCCTGGCCGTGCGGGCATTGCCGAAATGGCTGTCGCGGGTCGTGTAGGACTGCACGAACAGATTCTTCACTTTCTCCTGGGCTTCCTCCGTCAGCACAAAACCTTGCTGGGTGGCGGCCATGTGGAAAATTTCCGTCAGTTCTTCGCTGTCGTAATCCGGGAAATCGACCGTGTAGGCGATCCGGCTGCGGATGCCGGAGTTCATGCTGAGCATCTGATCCATCTCGCTCGGATAGCCCGCCATAATGACGACCAACTTGTCGCGGTTGTCCTCCATCTCCTTGATCAGCGTACTGATGGCTTCATAGCCGAAGTCGTTTTCGGAGGCGGAATAAAGGGAATAGGCTTCATCGATGAACAGGACGCCGCCGTACGCTTCCTTGATTTTCTCCAGTGTCTTCGGTCCGGTCTGGCCGACGTATTGCCCGACCAGCTCTTCCCTTGTGACTTCGATCATGTGTCCGCGCTTCAGCACCCCGATGGATTTCAGGATTTGGCTGATCAGCCGGGCGATGGTAGTTTTGCCTGTGCCGGGGTTGCCGGTGAAGACCATATGCAAGGACAAATCGTTCATCGGATGGCCCATTTTTTCACGGCGTTTCTCGGCGCGTACGTAGTTCATGATAGAGCTGACCTGCTTTTTGACATCCTTCAGGCCGACCAGATTGCGCAGCTGCGCCATCAGGTCTTCAATATTATCCCCGAACAGTTGGTTCGGGTCGATGCCGAAATCGAGCGGCTCGAGGATGACCAGATCATCCTTCGTCACCGGCTTTTCGCTCAGACGAAAGGCTCGTTCCCGCATCGCTTCTTCCATGATGTTCCGGACGGCACGGGCATTGGCGAACTGCGGGACAACTTTTTCCTGATTGATTTTGACCCTGAAAGCCTGCTCCGCTTCCTCGGTCAACGTATAATGGTTGTCCTTGGCTTGCGACTTGGCGATTTCCAGCAGTTCCTGGTCGGAAAAATCCTCAAAATCGATTTGCATGTTGATACGGCTCGACAAGCCTGGGTTCGATTTCAGCAGCTGCTTCATGCCGGTGTCATAACCCGCCAGGATCACGATGAACTCATTGCGGTGATCCTCCATCGATTTGATCAACGTGTCGATGGCTTCGGATCCGTAATCGAGCGAATCGCTGTCCGAGGACGCCAAGGCATAGGCTTCATCGATGAACAGCACCCCGCCCATGGCCGATTCGATAACAGCCTTGGTCTTCTGGGCAGTCTGGCCGACGTAGCCGCCGACCAGATCCGAGCGATCCACTTCCACCAATTGACCCGATTCGAGGATGCCCAGAGAATAGAAGATGTCCCCCAAAATCCTGGCTACCGTCGTTTTCCCTGTGCCCGGATTGCCGGAAAAGGCGAAATGATAGGAAGGCTGTTCATTCTTCTCGATCGACAGCATGTAGGCCCGTTTTTTGTCGTATTCGACCAGCTTCACGATCCGGTTGATGGTCTCCTTCACTTCCGTCAGACCGATCAGCTCGTTCAGTTCAGCCAAGGACTCTTCCAAAGAGACTTTGACTTTGCGGTTGGAATGGGCGGCATCCATATGGAAATAATCGGTATGCGGTGCCCTTCTTGCCAGCCTGCTCGACTTCATGGTCGCAATCAGCTTGCCGACTTTTTCGGTGCTGTGCGAAAGCGGCCGCGTCCGTTCCAGTTCCTTGTGGATGCGGCGGCATTCATCGAAACGGCCGTGGATATAGTAGGCATAAACGCGGTCGTATTCGATGGCATCGTCATAGCCGTATTTTTCGGACTCTTCGATGGAAGCCAGGATCGTATCCAGCTCCTCTTCCTGCTGCAGGTAGATCTTCGATTTCAAACGCAATGCCGCGAAAGATTTCGGGGTGTGCTTGATCACCTGCTCGACGAGTTCCAGCGCCCGCGGGAGATCGTTCTTTTCGAAAGCCATCTTCGCCAGGACGAGCGCCGCTTCCCAATTGGCGGGGTTGCGGGCGAAGGCGGCTTGCGCGTAGCTCTCCGCTGCCTTGTCATCGTCATCCTCCGCATACAGCTTCGCCAACAGCGTCAAATAGGCATCGCCGGTTCCGTCCAATTCCACCGCTCGCAGCGCGTAATGCATCGCTTTTTCGAGATTGCGGTTCTTGTAGTGGCTGAGCCCCAGCAGGTAATTCACATGTGGATGATCCGGATGCGTCCGGATGGCTTCCATCAGAACCGGAACGCTGCTCAAGGACATGTTTTTTCTGATATTGTTTTCGATCCCTTTTAACCTCTCGTCGATATTTTCAGTTAGGCTTTCGTCTGTCATCAGGAAATTCTTCCTTCCTTTTGTATTCTTAAAGTACAGTGTGTTTACATTTGCGTGGATAATCCTACTTATTCTAACATATCCTTCCTTTTTTTCCTCTTGATTTTGCTCATCCGCTTATCCGCTGGAATTGTTGCTGCAAGCGTCAATTTATTGAAAAAAAACTGTACAATGCAATCCATTTCTTCTATGCTTAATCATGAAGGTGAACGCTTTCTTTTCAGTGACCAAGGATTTCCAATGAACGAATCATTCGTGAAATGATTAACATAAGGAGGAACTATATGGATTGGCAAAGTATGTTATTCCAATTTTTTGGAGGCTTAGGCATTTTTTTGTTCGGATTGAAATACATGGGGGACGGCCTGCAGCGCAGTGCCGGCGATAATTTGCGCAATATATTGAACAAGTTCACTTCCACCCCACTCCGGGCTGTGTTGGCGGGAATTCTGGTGACCGTATTGATCCAGAGCAGTTCGGGGACGACCGTTCTGGCCGTGGGATTGGTTAGTGCAGGCTTCATGAATCTGGAGCAAGCCATCGGAATCATTATGGGGGCCAACATCGGAACGACGATCACAGCCTTCATCATCGGATTCCATGTGGGGGCTTACGCCCTTCCGATCATGGCGATCGGCGCCATCCTGCTCTTCTTCACAAAGAATTCTTTTTTGAACAGCATCGGCCAAATCATATTTGGTTTCGGCTCCCTTTTCTACGGACTGGACTTGATGGGAACAGGCATGGAACCGTTGGAGCAGCTTTCGCAATTCAGATCGCTGATGACGAATTTGTCCGACCATCCATTTTACGGCGTACTGACAGGAACCGGACTGACTTTGGTCATTCAAAGTTCCAGTGCCACAGTCGGTATCCTGCAGGAGCTTTATTCCCAAAATAGCATCTCTTTGCAGGCTGCTTTGCCGATCCTGTTCGGCAACAATATCGGCACTACCATCACGGCAGTGCTCGCCGCAATCGGAGCCAGCTTGCCCGCAAAACGCGCGGCCGCCTCCCATGTCGTATTCAATCTGACCGGAACGGCCTTCATCTTGCTCATTTTGGCGCCGTTCACCGTCGTGCTGACAAACTTGTCCGCATCCTTGAATCTCAATCCGGCCATGCAGCTTGCCTTCGCACACGGCATGTTCAATGTGTTGAACGTAGTGATCCAGATGTGGTTCATCCGCCAACTGGCTGTCTTGGTTACAAAAATGGTCCCAGGCGAGGAGCGGATCGTGAAATATGATGCTACCCATCTCGACTATACGATCATCCAAACCAGTCCGTCCGTGGCATTGAACCAGGCCAAACTTGAAGTCGAACAGATGGGATCGTTTGTGACGGATGAATACCATGCCGCCTATAAGTATTACCTCGACCACAATGATCTCTACAAACAGGACACACTCCAACTCGAAGAAATCGTCGACACCATCGACTACAAACTGACGGAATACCTGACCTTCATCTCACGGGAAGAGCTGCCGTTCCATGCTTCGAACGATCATGCCATCATGATCGACATCACGAAATACTTGGAACGCATCGGTGACCATTGTGAAAATATCGTAAAGAATATCGAAGATGCCACCAAAGCTGCCAAACGGGACATCCGCGCCAATAAAGAGCTGCAGGATGTCAAAACGATTCTGATGGATGAGGATCTCGTAAAGCTTTTCGCCATGGTCGAACAGAATATTCAGGAGGCGATCGACTCCTATATCCAAGATGATCATTTGCTGGCCGAACAAGTGATCCAGCGTGAAGAAGAAGTGAACGAACAAGAACAGATGATCCGCGGAAACTATATCCAGCGCTTGAACAGCGGAATCGGATTGCCTTCCGAAGGCATCCTGTTCATCGATATCGTATCCAACTTGGAGCGCATCAGCGACCACGCTGTGAAGATCGCAAAACATACTTTGGGAACACGCTACCCTTATCAAAAATTGAGCCGTCGCTTGATCCGCAAAACAGAGCAAGCCCATGCCGGTGTTGCCTTGAATGCGTCAACACCGGAAAAATGAGGCTCCTCAGTCACCCGCGGCTTATTTTTGAGTTTGATCGGAAACAACGCTATACTTAAAACAGAAGTTGTACATATCGGTCACTTTCGAATTTCGGTCAGGAGGAATTGCAATGATTTATACGATTACTTTGAATCCAACCATCGATTACATCGTCTCCGTCCCCCACCTTACTTTAGGGCATTCTCATCACATGGATGAGGAACTGATCACTCCCGGCGGCAAAGGCATCATGGTCTCACGCGTCCTGAAGGCCCTCGGGATCCCTTCGATCGCACTGGGATTCCGCGGCGGCTTCACCGGCGAGTTTGTCCGCGATTATTTGGAAGAGTTGCAGATCATCAATCAGTTCATCGTGATAAAAGAGCGCACGCGCATCAACTTGGTTTTGAAATCGGATCAGGATACGGAAATCAGCGATTACGGCCCCGCTGCGACCGAAGAGGAAGTCGCTGTTTTTATGAAATGCTTCGAAGACATCTCAACGCAGGACTTCGTTGTGCTGTCAGGAAGCAAACTGCCGTCCATGCCCAAGGATTTTTATGAACAGTTGATCCGCTCCTTGCATGAGGAAGGCGTGCCTTTTGCCTGCGACATCACGAAGGAGGAGCTGCGGAACAGCCTGCAATACCACCCCTTGGTCGTGAAGCCGAACCAGAAGGAAGTCGGCGAATTGTTCGGCCGGACTTTCTCCACTTGGCAGGAGGTTGTCCCTTACGGCAAGCAGTTGATTGAGTTGGGTGCCCAGAATGCCATCGTTTCCCTTGGCGGCGACGGCGCGCTTCTGTTCACGGCGAATGAAGTCATTTATGCACCGCCGTTATCCGGTGAAGTCGCCAACCCGGTCGGCTCCGGGGATTCCATGGTGGCCGGGTTCGTCGGGACCTTTATCCGTACCGGGGACCCATTGGAGGCTTTCCGGGTAGCCGTCGCTTGCGGGACTGCCACAGCCTTCTCACCGGATATCGCCACCGCTGATGAGATCGAAGCGCAATTGGCCCGTGTTGTTTTGGAAAAAATCGAATAAGCCCACAATCTTAAGAAGCGTTGGATAATCCCGGTCTCCGGAGGTTATCCAACGCTTCTTTTTTTCGCTTTTCTTCATTAGCCTTCTGCTTCGGCCATTTCTTCCGCCAAGTTGTGGTACTCGATTTCTTTGTCCATGAAATCGTCGGATTGGACGGCGAAATGTTGCGTGATGCTTTCGATGGTCTGGATTTCGCATTTCGCGTTGTCCACGATGTAATCGAGGATGTGTCCGCCGAATTTGCGGTCATCGCTGATGAAATGGCAGTGGAAGCCTCCCTTGGCCACGCCATCAAACAATTCCGGCGTATAGATGCCGATTGCCGTCCCCTGCATATCGTAGGACTCGAATTCCGGCTGGACACGCGTCGCTTCGATCAGGCGCGGATACGGTTTTTGCTGCTTCGGCACCGCCCGCGTATGCATATATTCGAAATGCCCGGTTATTTTGACGACGGAGAACACATTCCGGCTGCGTACGCGCTTGACGATATCCGACCTGACTTTTCTCAGGGTCATCGGCCGGTCGATTTCGTATTCACGGTCCGGTTGAAAAAAAGTCACCGCAGCATGCGGTGTTGTCTGGGCTGGGTCGACTTCCGAAATCAAGCCGTCCGCCTTCGCTTGATAGGCGATGCCGTCCAGCAGGATCAGTTCCCCTTCAAAATCATGGAAAGTCCCGATGCCGATATCCCCATGCTTCAGTAGTTCTTCGAATGTCAGGGTCCCATCGAATACCCCCGCCATCAGGTCCCCCAGCGTTTGATGCTGATACAATGTACTTTCGCCCATCTGTTTCCGCCCTTCTGTGCCTTTAAGCAATCATTTTTATTCTGTCTGATCATGATAGCCCATTATATCACAGCAGGGAGCCGGCAAACAGTCGCGTCGCCAAGAATGGCCGGCCACCATGTTGATGCAGGATATCCGCATAAAAAACGAGAGCCGCCCCGAAACCGGGACAGCCCTCCATTCATACTGTATTACGCTAATTTTGATTCCAGGTAATCAACCAAAACATCTTTCGGATGGTAGCCGGTCAGCTTTTCCACCGGTTGTCCATCTTTGAACAACACCATTGTCGGAATGCTCATGATGCCGAACTGTGATGCAGTCATTTGGTTCTCATCGATGTTCAACTTGACGATTTTCACTTTGTCGTCCATCTCTTCTTCGATTTCTTCCAAAACGGGTCCGAGCATGCGGCAAGGGCCGCACCAAGGCGCCCAAAAATCCATCAATGTCAAACCTTCTTGTACTTCACTCTGCCATGTTGTATCTGTTACTTGTGTGCTCATTCTTAATCTGTCCTTCCCTAAACTGTATATTTTTGCTTTAATTTCTTATCAACAAAACGTATTATACCCCACCCGGTATTATTAGTAAATAAAAAAGATTCAAAAGGAAGCAAGATGATTGACAATCTCTCTGAATGGGAATAATATAGTTAGGGCACGAACTAAATGGGTGGTGAAAAATTATGAGCAACACAGACCTGCTGGGATTCCGGATCAGATCGGTTTGGCAACAAGTTAAGCGCCTCATGAACAGGCACTTGACCGAAAATGATGGTTATGGCCTGACCGGCATGCAATTCGCGATTGTTTCCTACATCGCCAAAGAATCAGCAACGCGGGATGTCTTCCAGAAAGATCTCGAGCAGAAATTCGACATACGCAAATCGACCGTCACAGGCATCCTGAATACGATGGAAAGGGATGGCTTGCTGCTTCGGGAAACCGTCCCTTATGATGCCAGACTGCGGAAAATGATACTGACGGATAAGGCTTTGCATGCAAAAAAAAATACGGAACAAGTGATTGATTCCGTGGAGAGCCAATTGTCCAAAGACTTGACCGAAGAAGAAATCACCACCTTTTTGAGCATTCTTGAAAAAATTTCGAAAAATGCCGAGAGCTGAGTACCTGAAATAAATAGATTAAATCACCCTGATTTACATAAAAGAAAGGATTAACGCTATGATAAAAAAACTCCTGGGCAGCATACGCGAGTATAAAAAGGATTCGATCCTTGCCCCTATATATGTTACTTTGGAAGTCGTTCTCGAAGTGCTCATTCCATTTCTGATGTCGATGATCATCGATCGAGGCGTCGGCGAAGGGGATATGCCCTTCATCATCCGCATCGGATTGATCTTGATTGTCTCCACCCTATTCTCATTAAGTTTCGGGGTCCTCTCCGGTTTGCATGCGGCAAAAGCTTCGGCTGGTTTCGCAAAAAACATCCGCAAGGATATGTACTACAACATCCAGGATTTCTCATTTTCGAATATCGATCAGTTCTCGACATCCAGCCTGATCACCCGTCTGACGACCGACATCACGAATGTCCAGAACTCTTATCAGATGATCATCCGGATCATGGTCCGGGCGCCGCTTATGCTCGTGTTCTCATTGCTGATGGCTCTGAGCATCAACAGTGAACTCGGCATGGTCTTCCTAGGGGCGATCCCTTTCCTTGGTATCGGCCTCTACCTCATCATGTCAAAAGCCTTCCCGATTTTCCAGAAGGTATTCCGCACCTACGACAAGCTGAACCGTGTCGTGCAGGAAAATCTTTATGGCATCCGGGTCGTCAAGTCCTTTGTACGTGAGGACCACGAGACCGAAAAATTCAAATCCGTCTCGAAGAAAATCTACAAGGATTTCACCAAAGCCGAAAAAATCTTGGCGTTCAACAGTCCGTTGATGCAATTCACGATGTACGCAAGCATTTTGACGTTGTCATTATTGGGTGCGCGCATGATCGTCTCCGGTTCGATGACGACAGGCCAACTGATGAGCCTGATCACCTACGCTTCCCAAATTCTGATGAGTTTGATGATGATTTCGATGGTCTTCGTCATGGTCACCATTTCCCGCGCTTCAGCGGAACGGATTGTGGAAGTCTTGAACGAGGAAAGCGACCTGAAGAACAGCAGCAACCCAGTTATGGTCATTCCTGACGGATCGGTCTCTTTTGAGCAAGTGAACTTCAGCTATGCCAACGATCCGAACAAACTTGCATTGAAGGATGTCAGTTTTTCCGTCAAATCAGGGGAAACGGTCGGCATCATCGGCGGTACCGGCAGTGCCAAAACCTCTTTGGTCCACCTCATTCCGCGCCTGTACGATGCTACCGGTGGTACGGTGAAAGTCGGCGGTGTGGATGTACGCAATTATGATATGCAGACATTGCGCAACGAAGTCGCTATGGTTCTTCAAAAAAACATCCTGTTTTCGGGAACGATCAAAGACAATCTGCGTTGGGGCAATCCTGCCGCTACCGATGAACAGCTGATGAAAGCGGCCCGACAAGCTCAGGCCGATGAATTCATCCAACGCCTTCCTGGCGGATACGACACTTATATAGAAGAGGGCGGTACGAACGTCTCCGGTGGCCAAAGACAACGGCTCTGCATCGCGCGTGCTTTGGTGAAACAGCCGAAGATCCTGATTCTCGATGATTCGACCAGCGCTGTGGATACCCGGACGGACTCCTTGATCCGGACCGCGTTCAAGGAAGAAATCCCGAACACAACCAAATTCATCATTGCTCAGCGCATCTCTTCCGTGCAGGATGCCGACAAGATTATCGTGATGGACAGCGGCAGCATCAATGGCATCGGAACACATGACGAATTGCTTGCCTCGAATACGATATATCAAGAAGTTTTCTATTCACAAACAAAAAGGGGGAAAAATTGCTGATGAAGCCTAATCAACCAAAACGCCGCGGCGCCAAAGATGCCGGCAAAACGACAAGACGCCTCCTGTCCTATATTTCCAAAGGCCACAAATTCACCTTTAGCCTTGTATTGATCTGTATCCTCATAAGCGCCCTTGCCAATGTTGCGGGTTCGCTTTTCCTGAAGACGCTGATCGATGAGTATATCACGCCTTTACTTGGCGTAACCAATCCTGTCTTCACCAGCATGTACCGCGCGATCGCGATGATGGCCGGCATCTACATGATCGGGGTCGTGGCGACTTATGTCTACAACATCCTGATGGTTTCCATTTCCCAAGGGATCCAGAAAAAAATCCGCGATGAGCTGTTCGCGCATATGCAGTCCTTGCCGATAAAATATTTCGACACGCATGCGCACGGGGATGTCATGAGCCGCTACACCAACGATATCGATACTTTGCGCCAGATGCTGTCGCAAAGCATCCCGATGGCCTTTTCCTCCCTTGTCACGATCATCAGTGTATTCAC is a window from the uncultured Trichococcus sp. genome containing:
- a CDS encoding DegV family protein, with the translated sequence MSRVILTTESGADVPADLAKQHNIRIVPMHVIMDDIDHLDGSFPVTDLYDYYERTKKIPSTTATNPNEYTAFFEKIRSEQPDSIIVHIGYTSKASSSFQSAVLAAEDFGNIHLIDALNVSGGLAAIVLYAADLLEKEPDIAVEKLVAAVEAVVPRTHFSFMPSGLEFLRAGGRVSNAAYLGASLLKIKPTIELIDGKLVSTKKYRGKMSRVVIDFFDDYLKAYAIDANKLYLIQSLRLDEGIMTQMENYAKEKGFQDVTWVQTGGVITSHGGPGAFGIAGIEKSGNVD
- a CDS encoding AAA family ATPase, with product MTDESLTENIDERLKGIENNIRKNMSLSSVPVLMEAIRTHPDHPHVNYLLGLSHYKNRNLEKAMHYALRAVELDGTGDAYLTLLAKLYAEDDDDKAAESYAQAAFARNPANWEAALVLAKMAFEKNDLPRALELVEQVIKHTPKSFAALRLKSKIYLQQEEELDTILASIEESEKYGYDDAIEYDRVYAYYIHGRFDECRRIHKELERTRPLSHSTEKVGKLIATMKSSRLARRAPHTDYFHMDAAHSNRKVKVSLEESLAELNELIGLTEVKETINRIVKLVEYDKKRAYMLSIEKNEQPSYHFAFSGNPGTGKTTVARILGDIFYSLGILESGQLVEVDRSDLVGGYVGQTAQKTKAVIESAMGGVLFIDEAYALASSDSDSLDYGSEAIDTLIKSMEDHRNEFIVILAGYDTGMKQLLKSNPGLSSRINMQIDFEDFSDQELLEIAKSQAKDNHYTLTEEAEQAFRVKINQEKVVPQFANARAVRNIMEEAMRERAFRLSEKPVTKDDLVILEPLDFGIDPNQLFGDNIEDLMAQLRNLVGLKDVKKQVSSIMNYVRAEKRREKMGHPMNDLSLHMVFTGNPGTGKTTIARLISQILKSIGVLKRGHMIEVTREELVGQYVGQTGPKTLEKIKEAYGGVLFIDEAYSLYSASENDFGYEAISTLIKEMEDNRDKLVVIMAGYPSEMDQMLSMNSGIRSRIAYTVDFPDYDSEELTEIFHMAATQQGFVLTEEAQEKVKNLFVQSYTTRDSHFGNARTARSLFEKAKLHQSNRLAENEEADLFTILPEDIEEI
- a CDS encoding Na/Pi cotransporter family protein, which translates into the protein MDWQSMLFQFFGGLGIFLFGLKYMGDGLQRSAGDNLRNILNKFTSTPLRAVLAGILVTVLIQSSSGTTVLAVGLVSAGFMNLEQAIGIIMGANIGTTITAFIIGFHVGAYALPIMAIGAILLFFTKNSFLNSIGQIIFGFGSLFYGLDLMGTGMEPLEQLSQFRSLMTNLSDHPFYGVLTGTGLTLVIQSSSATVGILQELYSQNSISLQAALPILFGNNIGTTITAVLAAIGASLPAKRAAASHVVFNLTGTAFILLILAPFTVVLTNLSASLNLNPAMQLAFAHGMFNVLNVVIQMWFIRQLAVLVTKMVPGEERIVKYDATHLDYTIIQTSPSVALNQAKLEVEQMGSFVTDEYHAAYKYYLDHNDLYKQDTLQLEEIVDTIDYKLTEYLTFISREELPFHASNDHAIMIDITKYLERIGDHCENIVKNIEDATKAAKRDIRANKELQDVKTILMDEDLVKLFAMVEQNIQEAIDSYIQDDHLLAEQVIQREEEVNEQEQMIRGNYIQRLNSGIGLPSEGILFIDIVSNLERISDHAVKIAKHTLGTRYPYQKLSRRLIRKTEQAHAGVALNASTPEK
- the pfkB gene encoding 1-phosphofructokinase, with protein sequence MIYTITLNPTIDYIVSVPHLTLGHSHHMDEELITPGGKGIMVSRVLKALGIPSIALGFRGGFTGEFVRDYLEELQIINQFIVIKERTRINLVLKSDQDTEISDYGPAATEEEVAVFMKCFEDISTQDFVVLSGSKLPSMPKDFYEQLIRSLHEEGVPFACDITKEELRNSLQYHPLVVKPNQKEVGELFGRTFSTWQEVVPYGKQLIELGAQNAIVSLGGDGALLFTANEVIYAPPLSGEVANPVGSGDSMVAGFVGTFIRTGDPLEAFRVAVACGTATAFSPDIATADEIEAQLARVVLEKIE
- the trxA gene encoding thioredoxin, whose translation is MSTQVTDTTWQSEVQEGLTLMDFWAPWCGPCRMLGPVLEEIEEEMDDKVKIVKLNIDENQMTASQFGIMSIPTMVLFKDGQPVEKLTGYHPKDVLVDYLESKLA
- the budA gene encoding acetolactate decarboxylase — translated: MGESTLYQHQTLGDLMAGVFDGTLTFEELLKHGDIGIGTFHDFEGELILLDGIAYQAKADGLISEVDPAQTTPHAAVTFFQPDREYEIDRPMTLRKVRSDIVKRVRSRNVFSVVKITGHFEYMHTRAVPKQQKPYPRLIEATRVQPEFESYDMQGTAIGIYTPELFDGVAKGGFHCHFISDDRKFGGHILDYIVDNAKCEIQTIESITQHFAVQSDDFMDKEIEYHNLAEEMAEAEG
- a CDS encoding ABC transporter ATP-binding protein gives rise to the protein MIKKLLGSIREYKKDSILAPIYVTLEVVLEVLIPFLMSMIIDRGVGEGDMPFIIRIGLILIVSTLFSLSFGVLSGLHAAKASAGFAKNIRKDMYYNIQDFSFSNIDQFSTSSLITRLTTDITNVQNSYQMIIRIMVRAPLMLVFSLLMALSINSELGMVFLGAIPFLGIGLYLIMSKAFPIFQKVFRTYDKLNRVVQENLYGIRVVKSFVREDHETEKFKSVSKKIYKDFTKAEKILAFNSPLMQFTMYASILTLSLLGARMIVSGSMTTGQLMSLITYASQILMSLMMISMVFVMVTISRASAERIVEVLNEESDLKNSSNPVMVIPDGSVSFEQVNFSYANDPNKLALKDVSFSVKSGETVGIIGGTGSAKTSLVHLIPRLYDATGGTVKVGGVDVRNYDMQTLRNEVAMVLQKNILFSGTIKDNLRWGNPAATDEQLMKAARQAQADEFIQRLPGGYDTYIEEGGTNVSGGQRQRLCIARALVKQPKILILDDSTSAVDTRTDSLIRTAFKEEIPNTTKFIIAQRISSVQDADKIIVMDSGSINGIGTHDELLASNTIYQEVFYSQTKRGKNC
- a CDS encoding MarR family transcriptional regulator, with protein sequence MSNTDLLGFRIRSVWQQVKRLMNRHLTENDGYGLTGMQFAIVSYIAKESATRDVFQKDLEQKFDIRKSTVTGILNTMERDGLLLRETVPYDARLRKMILTDKALHAKKNTEQVIDSVESQLSKDLTEEEITTFLSILEKISKNAES